Proteins encoded within one genomic window of Ideonella dechloratans:
- the acpP gene encoding acyl carrier protein, translating into MSDIEARVKKIIAEQLGVPEADVTNEKAFVADLGADSLDTVELVMALEDEFGIEIPDEEAEKITTVQLAIDYAKAHAKA; encoded by the coding sequence ATGAGCGATATCGAAGCACGCGTCAAGAAGATCATTGCCGAGCAGCTGGGTGTTCCCGAAGCCGACGTCACCAACGAAAAGGCCTTTGTGGCCGACCTGGGCGCCGATTCCCTGGACACCGTCGAGCTGGTGATGGCCCTCGAGGACGAGTTCGGCATCGAAATCCCCGATGAGGAAGCCGAAAAGATCACGACCGTGCAGCTGGCGATCGACTACGCCAAGGCCCACGCCAAGGCCTGA
- the fabF gene encoding beta-ketoacyl-ACP synthase II: MTRRRVVITGMGHISPVGNTVSEGWTNLLAGKSGIAPITKFDASGIACQFAGEVKGFNVEDYIPGKDAKHMDTFIHYGVAAAIQAVKDAGLPSREELTEEQAERIGCMIGSGIGGLPEIEATARTVVERGPRRISPFFVPASIINMISGHVSIHFGFTGPNLAVVTACTTGLHCIGQSARMIECGDADVMVAGGAESTVNVLGVGGFAAARALSTRNDDPATASRPWDKDRDGFVLGEGAGVMVLEEYEHAKKRGARIYAEVIGFGMSADAYHMTAPNVDGPKRSMKAALRNAQINPEDVQYLNAHGTSTPLGDLNETNAIKLAFGDHAKRLVVNSTKSMTGHLLGGAGGIESVFSVLALHHQISPPTINIFNQDPECDLDYCANTAREMKIDVAVKNNFGFGGTNGTLVFRRV; encoded by the coding sequence ATGACCCGTCGACGCGTTGTAATCACCGGCATGGGGCATATCAGCCCCGTCGGCAACACGGTGTCCGAAGGCTGGACCAACCTGCTCGCAGGGAAGTCCGGCATCGCGCCGATCACGAAGTTCGATGCTTCCGGCATCGCCTGCCAGTTCGCAGGCGAAGTCAAAGGCTTCAATGTCGAGGATTACATCCCCGGCAAGGATGCCAAGCACATGGACACCTTCATCCACTACGGTGTGGCTGCGGCCATCCAGGCGGTGAAGGATGCGGGTCTGCCCTCGAGAGAGGAACTGACCGAGGAGCAGGCCGAGCGCATCGGCTGCATGATCGGTTCAGGCATTGGCGGTCTGCCCGAAATCGAGGCAACCGCCCGGACGGTGGTGGAGCGCGGCCCTCGCCGCATCTCCCCGTTCTTCGTCCCGGCCTCGATCATCAACATGATCTCCGGGCATGTGTCCATCCACTTCGGTTTCACCGGCCCCAATCTGGCCGTGGTGACGGCCTGTACGACGGGCCTGCATTGCATTGGCCAGTCGGCCCGCATGATCGAGTGTGGGGATGCCGACGTGATGGTGGCCGGTGGTGCCGAATCCACCGTGAACGTGCTGGGCGTGGGGGGCTTCGCGGCCGCCCGGGCCCTGTCCACCCGCAACGACGACCCCGCGACCGCTTCCCGCCCCTGGGACAAGGACCGCGATGGTTTTGTGCTGGGTGAAGGCGCTGGCGTGATGGTGCTCGAGGAGTACGAGCACGCCAAGAAGCGCGGCGCCAGAATCTACGCCGAGGTGATCGGTTTCGGCATGAGTGCCGATGCTTATCACATGACGGCACCCAATGTGGACGGTCCCAAGCGGTCCATGAAGGCGGCGCTGCGCAACGCGCAGATCAACCCCGAGGACGTCCAGTATCTGAACGCCCACGGGACCTCCACGCCGCTGGGGGATCTCAACGAGACCAATGCCATCAAGCTGGCCTTCGGTGACCACGCCAAGCGCCTGGTGGTGAACTCGACCAAGTCCATGACCGGCCACCTGCTGGGCGGCGCGGGCGGCATCGAGTCGGTGTTCTCGGTGCTGGCGCTGCACCACCAGATCTCGCCGCCCACGATCAACATCTTCAACCAGGATCCGGAATGTGACCTGGACTACTGCGCCAACACGGCGCGTGAGATGAAGATCGACGTGGCGGTCAAGAACAACTTCGGCTTTGGTGGCACCAACGGGACGTTGGTGTTCCGGCGCGTCTGA
- the rpoE gene encoding RNA polymerase sigma factor RpoE: protein MTPQADADAILVERVKQGDVRAFEMLVVKYQRRIERLIGRMVRDSDLVFDIAQETFIRAYRALPQFRGESAFYTWLYRIAVNTAKKALADLKRDPVITEAALAISGDDDETSSSQTEQTDMATPDAVLASKEIASTVNAAIDALSEDLRQAITLREIEGLSYEEIAEVMNCPIGTVRSRIFRAREAIAQRLRPLLDTRDGERW, encoded by the coding sequence ATGACCCCGCAGGCCGATGCCGACGCCATCCTGGTCGAGCGCGTCAAGCAGGGCGATGTGCGTGCCTTCGAGATGCTGGTGGTCAAATACCAGCGTCGCATTGAGCGCCTGATCGGGCGCATGGTGCGCGACAGCGACCTGGTGTTCGACATCGCCCAGGAAACCTTCATCCGGGCCTACCGGGCCTTGCCGCAGTTCCGGGGCGAGTCCGCTTTCTACACATGGTTGTACCGGATTGCGGTGAACACGGCGAAAAAGGCCCTGGCCGATCTCAAGCGGGACCCTGTCATCACCGAGGCGGCGTTGGCCATCTCCGGTGACGACGATGAAACTTCCTCTTCGCAAACGGAACAAACCGACATGGCCACGCCAGACGCGGTGCTGGCCAGCAAGGAGATTGCCTCGACGGTGAACGCCGCGATCGATGCCTTGTCGGAAGATTTGCGTCAGGCCATCACGCTGCGAGAAATCGAAGGCTTGAGCTACGAGGAAATTGCGGAAGTGATGAATTGCCCGATCGGCACGGTGCGATCGAGGATTTTTCGTGCCCGCGAGGCGATTGCCCAGCGACTCAGACCCTTGCTGGACACGCGCGATGGTGAACGTTGGTGA
- a CDS encoding sigma-E factor negative regulatory protein, which produces MMSEPLNERDVVRACLSAMADGEATEGEMRQALQAWRDDEDCRADWHGYTLIGDAMRSDDLASSGGGHDAHFLSCLRARLADEPVVLAPMAPVGAPEAPAPSNVVPLRAGVRWRRALVSHRGWTTSAAVAAGCVMAVGAAMVWRSPVSGVAPAGVELAQVQPVAMPASMAEVAATMPMQRNPQLDRYLMAHRQFAQGPALAAPGGIRQVALSPDGE; this is translated from the coding sequence ATGATGTCGGAGCCCCTGAACGAACGTGACGTGGTGCGTGCCTGCCTGTCGGCCATGGCCGATGGCGAGGCCACGGAAGGCGAGATGCGACAGGCCTTGCAGGCTTGGCGCGACGACGAGGATTGCCGTGCCGACTGGCATGGTTACACCCTCATCGGGGACGCCATGCGCTCGGACGACTTGGCCAGTTCTGGCGGCGGACACGATGCCCATTTCCTGAGTTGCCTGCGCGCTCGGCTGGCCGACGAGCCGGTCGTCCTGGCGCCGATGGCCCCGGTGGGTGCTCCGGAAGCGCCGGCGCCCTCCAACGTGGTGCCCCTGCGTGCTGGCGTGCGCTGGCGGCGCGCGCTGGTTTCCCATCGCGGGTGGACGACGTCCGCGGCCGTGGCAGCCGGTTGCGTGATGGCGGTCGGTGCCGCCATGGTCTGGCGTTCACCCGTGTCCGGCGTGGCGCCGGCAGGTGTCGAACTGGCCCAGGTGCAGCCCGTGGCCATGCCCGCCTCCATGGCCGAGGTGGCAGCCACCATGCCCATGCAGCGCAACCCGCAGTTGGACCGCTACCTGATGGCCCATCGGCAGTTCGCACAGGGGCCGGCGCTGGCCGCTCCCGGTGGCATTCGTCAGGTCGCCCTGAGTCCGGATGGTGAGTGA
- a CDS encoding MucB/RseB C-terminal domain-containing protein has translation MVSEVLRRNQHMQGFVVRGWHRPLLAGAMGVLMLASGSVRAAGASAAAPSDAASEPVLTAKAWLMRSQAAASTRNYQGTLVFTGGGAVSSSRVAHYCEGSQQYERVEALDGESRSMWRHNDLVQTVWPRVHMAVIEQRDPRAMFPALLSGSGGKRVLEWYELRSLGHDRVAGYDADVVLLKAKDNIRFSQRLWAERQTGLLLRSEMLGLNGQPLESAAFSELSIGVKPQPEAVVAAMRKLDGYRVLRPTVQAATLEGEGWSMSSLPPGFREVHCAKRSLDPMDTPGAPTVLQAIYSDGLTHVSLFIEPYQPARHQGEVSVTIGATHTLMGRRDDYWVTIMGDVPPETLRRFAAALEHKR, from the coding sequence ATGGTGAGTGAAGTCCTGAGGCGGAACCAGCACATGCAGGGGTTCGTTGTGCGCGGCTGGCACAGGCCGCTGCTGGCCGGGGCGATGGGTGTTCTGATGTTGGCTTCCGGCAGTGTTCGGGCGGCGGGAGCGAGTGCCGCTGCACCGTCAGACGCTGCCAGTGAGCCGGTCCTGACCGCCAAGGCTTGGCTGATGCGCAGCCAGGCCGCCGCCTCGACGCGCAACTACCAGGGTACCCTGGTGTTCACTGGCGGTGGTGCCGTCAGCAGTTCGCGCGTAGCCCACTATTGCGAAGGTTCTCAGCAGTACGAGCGCGTGGAGGCCCTGGACGGCGAGTCGCGCAGCATGTGGCGGCACAACGATCTGGTGCAGACGGTCTGGCCGCGGGTCCACATGGCGGTGATCGAGCAGCGCGATCCGCGAGCGATGTTTCCCGCCCTGCTGTCGGGCTCGGGTGGCAAGCGGGTGCTGGAATGGTACGAACTGCGCTCCCTGGGGCATGACCGGGTGGCCGGTTACGACGCCGATGTGGTGCTGCTGAAGGCCAAGGACAACATCCGGTTCAGCCAGCGGTTGTGGGCTGAGCGGCAGACGGGGCTGCTGCTGCGCTCCGAGATGCTGGGACTCAACGGCCAGCCGCTGGAGTCGGCGGCGTTTTCCGAACTGTCCATCGGCGTGAAGCCCCAGCCGGAAGCGGTGGTTGCGGCGATGCGCAAGCTCGACGGCTACCGCGTCTTGCGGCCGACCGTTCAGGCCGCCACCCTCGAGGGTGAGGGCTGGAGCATGAGCAGCCTGCCCCCGGGCTTCCGGGAGGTGCACTGCGCCAAGCGCAGCCTCGATCCCATGGACACTCCAGGGGCCCCCACCGTCTTGCAGGCCATCTATTCGGATGGCCTCACCCACGTCTCCCTGTTCATCGAGCCCTACCAGCCCGCGCGCCACCAGGGCGAGGTCAGTGTCACCATCGGCGCGACCCACACACTGATGGGGCGACGGGACGACTACTGGGTGACGATCATGGGCGATGTCCCGCCGGAGACCTTGCGGCGTTTTGCCGCCGCACTCGAACACAAGCGTTGA
- a CDS encoding DegQ family serine endoprotease, producing the protein MRALAFAGGSIRWRRSLGAICLGLGAVLASSATLAAEPVTRMLPDFTDLVEQVGPAVVNIRTEEKVHVDPRSAQIDPGMEELFRRFGIPLPRVVPRGDDNGESDDEEPTRRGVGSGFILSADGLIMTNAHVVSGADELTVTLPDKREFKAKLVGADKRSDVALVKIDATNLPTVKIGDVGKLKVGEWVIAIGSPFNFENTVTAGIVSAKQRDTGELLPFIQTDVAINPGNSGGPLINMRGEVVGINSQIYSPSGGYAGISFSIPIDEAMRVADQLRTNGRVVRGRIGVMIAEVTREVAESIGLGKPQGAMVRAVEPSSPAEKAGLEAGDIIVKLDGKPLEKSSDLQRGISAIKPGTKVTLQVFRRGVFKDVPVTVGEFEPEKPATQDGEGAAPSRNILGLTVDDLSDAQKRDLRLKNGVQVVKAEGPSAKSGLREGDVVLTIENTEIRDAKQFAAIVAKLDKKQRVTLLVRRGDWVNYVIVQPGGR; encoded by the coding sequence ATGCGAGCTCTGGCTTTCGCGGGTGGATCCATCCGCTGGCGCCGTTCCCTGGGGGCGATCTGCCTGGGGCTGGGGGCCGTGTTGGCGTCTTCGGCAACCCTGGCCGCCGAGCCGGTGACCCGGATGCTGCCCGACTTCACCGACCTGGTGGAGCAGGTGGGGCCGGCCGTGGTCAACATCCGCACCGAGGAGAAGGTGCATGTGGATCCCCGCAGCGCCCAGATCGACCCGGGCATGGAGGAACTGTTCCGGCGCTTCGGCATCCCCCTGCCGCGCGTGGTGCCGCGCGGGGATGACAACGGGGAATCGGACGATGAAGAACCCACCCGCCGCGGTGTGGGGTCCGGCTTCATCCTGAGCGCCGATGGCCTGATCATGACCAATGCGCACGTGGTGTCGGGTGCGGACGAACTGACCGTCACCCTGCCCGACAAGCGCGAGTTCAAGGCCAAGCTGGTGGGTGCCGACAAGCGTTCCGATGTGGCCCTGGTGAAGATCGACGCCACGAACCTGCCCACCGTGAAGATCGGTGACGTGGGCAAGCTCAAGGTGGGCGAGTGGGTGATCGCCATCGGATCGCCGTTCAACTTCGAGAACACCGTCACCGCGGGCATCGTCAGTGCCAAGCAGCGCGACACCGGTGAACTGCTGCCCTTCATCCAGACCGATGTGGCCATCAACCCGGGCAATTCGGGGGGGCCGTTGATCAACATGCGTGGCGAGGTCGTCGGCATCAACTCGCAGATCTACAGCCCCTCGGGTGGCTATGCCGGCATCTCGTTTTCGATCCCCATCGACGAGGCCATGCGGGTGGCGGACCAGCTGCGCACCAACGGCCGTGTCGTGCGCGGTCGCATCGGGGTCATGATCGCCGAGGTCACCCGCGAAGTGGCCGAGTCGATCGGTCTGGGCAAGCCCCAGGGCGCCATGGTGCGGGCCGTGGAGCCGTCGTCGCCAGCGGAGAAGGCCGGCCTGGAAGCCGGTGACATCATCGTCAAGCTCGATGGCAAGCCGCTGGAGAAATCCTCCGACCTGCAGCGCGGCATCAGTGCCATCAAGCCGGGCACCAAGGTCACCCTGCAGGTGTTCCGTCGCGGTGTCTTCAAGGATGTGCCGGTCACTGTGGGCGAGTTCGAGCCCGAGAAGCCGGCGACCCAGGACGGGGAAGGGGCGGCGCCCAGCCGCAACATCCTCGGGCTGACCGTCGACGACCTCAGCGATGCCCAGAAGCGCGATCTGCGTCTGAAGAATGGCGTCCAGGTGGTGAAGGCCGAGGGGCCGTCGGCCAAGTCGGGCTTGCGCGAGGGGGACGTGGTCCTGACCATCGAGAACACCGAGATCCGCGACGCCAAGCAGTTCGCGGCCATCGTGGCCAAGCTGGACAAGAAGCAGCGGGTCACCTTGCTGGTGCGGCGGGGGGACTGGGTCAACTATGTGATCGTCCAGCCGGGCGGGCGCTGA
- the lepA gene encoding translation elongation factor 4: MDHIRNFSIIAHIDHGKSTLADRLIQRCGGLSDREMEAQVLDSMDIERERGITIKAQTASLQYKARDGKVYNLNLIDTPGHVDFSYEVSRSLSACEGALLVVDASQGVEAQTVANCYTALDLGVEVIPVLNKMDLPQADPDRAKEEIEDVIGIDASGAIPCSAKTGLGIDDILEAVVTRMPPPKGDAGGPPRAMVIDAWFDNYVGVVMLVRMVDGQLGKGERIRMMATNAVYPIEHLGVFTPKSENRDALRAGEVGFIICGIKELAAAKVGDTVTLEKKLPNNAGPATEALPGFKEIQPQVFAGLYPSEASEYDQLRDALEKLKLNDSSLRFEPEVSQALGFGFRCGFLGLLHMEIVQERLEREFDQDLVTTAPSVVYEVELGDGEVIEVENPSKMPDQGRIREIREPIVTVHLYMPQDYVGVVMTLCNQKRGVQLNMAYHGKQVMLTYELPLAEIVLDFFDKLKSVSRGYASMDYEFKEYRAADVVKVDILINGDRVDPLAMIVHRSQSAYRGRAVAAKMREQIPRQMYDVAIQAAIGANIIARENIKALRKNVLAKCYGGDITRKRKLLEKQKAGKKRMKQIGTVEVPQEAFLAILQVDD; the protein is encoded by the coding sequence ATGGACCACATCCGAAATTTCTCCATCATTGCCCACATCGACCACGGCAAGAGCACGCTGGCGGACCGCCTGATCCAGCGCTGCGGTGGTCTGAGTGACCGCGAGATGGAAGCCCAGGTGCTCGACTCGATGGACATCGAGCGCGAGCGCGGCATCACCATCAAGGCGCAGACCGCCTCGCTGCAGTACAAGGCCCGGGACGGCAAGGTCTACAACCTGAACCTGATCGACACCCCGGGGCACGTGGACTTCTCCTACGAGGTCAGCCGCTCCCTGTCGGCCTGCGAGGGCGCGCTGCTGGTGGTGGACGCCTCGCAGGGCGTGGAAGCACAGACGGTGGCCAACTGCTACACCGCGCTGGACCTGGGCGTGGAGGTGATCCCGGTCCTGAACAAGATGGACCTGCCCCAGGCCGATCCGGACCGGGCCAAGGAAGAGATCGAGGACGTGATCGGCATCGATGCATCCGGTGCCATTCCGTGTTCCGCCAAGACCGGTCTGGGCATCGACGACATTCTGGAGGCCGTGGTCACCCGCATGCCGCCGCCCAAGGGCGATGCCGGCGGCCCGCCGCGGGCCATGGTGATCGACGCCTGGTTCGACAACTACGTCGGCGTCGTGATGCTGGTGCGCATGGTCGATGGCCAGCTGGGCAAGGGTGAGCGCATCCGCATGATGGCCACCAACGCGGTCTACCCGATCGAGCACCTGGGTGTGTTCACGCCCAAGAGCGAGAACCGGGATGCCCTGCGGGCCGGCGAGGTGGGCTTCATCATCTGCGGCATCAAGGAGCTGGCCGCAGCCAAGGTGGGCGACACCGTCACGCTGGAAAAGAAGCTGCCCAACAACGCCGGCCCGGCCACCGAGGCCCTGCCGGGCTTCAAGGAAATCCAGCCGCAGGTGTTCGCCGGCCTGTACCCCAGCGAGGCCAGCGAGTACGACCAGCTGCGCGACGCGCTGGAGAAGCTCAAGCTCAACGACAGCTCGCTGCGCTTCGAGCCGGAAGTCTCCCAGGCGCTGGGCTTCGGTTTCCGTTGCGGTTTCCTGGGCCTGCTGCACATGGAGATCGTGCAGGAGCGTCTGGAGCGCGAGTTCGACCAGGATCTGGTGACCACCGCCCCCAGCGTGGTCTATGAGGTGGAGCTGGGCGACGGCGAGGTCATCGAGGTGGAGAATCCCTCCAAGATGCCGGACCAGGGCCGCATCCGCGAGATCCGCGAGCCCATCGTCACGGTGCACCTCTACATGCCACAGGACTATGTGGGCGTGGTGATGACGCTGTGCAACCAGAAGCGTGGCGTGCAGCTCAACATGGCCTACCACGGCAAGCAGGTCATGCTGACCTACGAGCTGCCGCTGGCCGAGATCGTGCTGGACTTCTTCGACAAGCTGAAGTCCGTCTCGCGCGGCTACGCCTCCATGGACTACGAGTTCAAGGAATACCGCGCCGCCGACGTCGTGAAGGTGGACATCCTGATCAACGGCGACCGCGTCGACCCGCTGGCCATGATCGTGCACCGCAGCCAGAGCGCCTACCGCGGCCGCGCGGTGGCCGCCAAGATGCGCGAGCAGATCCCGCGCCAGATGTACGACGTGGCCATCCAAGCGGCCATCGGCGCGAACATCATCGCGCGCGAGAACATCAAGGCGCTGCGCAAGAACGTGCTGGCAAAATGCTACGGCGGCGACATCACCCGCAAGCGCAAGCTGCTCGAAAAACAAAAGGCCGGCAAGAAGCGCATGAAGCAGATCGGCACCGTCGAGGTGCCGCAGGAAGCGTTCCTCGCCATTCTCCAAGTGGATGACTGA
- the lepB gene encoding signal peptidase I, with the protein MSALTAVLYGALIVYLGGWYLDLWFGNFALLLFILSVVTGFYWVAEKWRFKPQREAAARTLEAQDAARRTELAKLGIDKVDGDIAAAREQLLRQPWWLDWTAGLFPVIIVVFVMRSFLFEPFKIPSGSMIPTLQVGDLILVNKFHYGIRLPVIDKKIIPNHDVARGDVVVFRYPVDPRLDYIKRVIGVPGDEVSYLNAQLKINGQPVPTQPLGDAYDDESMRYMSQFSEKIGPVQHNIQRRPQVLPFNVDAPRQFPFRENCRYSIEGFVCKVPAGHYFMMGDNRDNSEDSRYWGFVPDENIVGKAFFVWMNFRNPSRIGGFQ; encoded by the coding sequence ATGAGTGCATTGACCGCCGTGCTGTACGGCGCCCTGATCGTCTACCTGGGCGGTTGGTATCTGGATCTGTGGTTCGGCAACTTCGCGTTGCTGCTCTTCATCCTTTCCGTGGTCACCGGCTTCTACTGGGTGGCCGAGAAATGGCGCTTCAAGCCCCAGCGCGAGGCCGCCGCCCGTACGCTGGAGGCCCAGGACGCCGCCCGGCGCACCGAGCTGGCCAAGCTGGGCATCGACAAGGTCGATGGCGACATTGCCGCGGCACGCGAGCAGCTGCTGCGCCAGCCCTGGTGGCTGGATTGGACTGCTGGCCTGTTCCCGGTGATCATCGTCGTCTTCGTGATGCGCTCGTTCCTTTTCGAGCCCTTCAAGATCCCCTCGGGCTCGATGATTCCGACGCTGCAGGTGGGCGACCTGATCCTGGTGAACAAATTCCACTACGGCATCCGCCTGCCGGTGATCGACAAGAAGATCATCCCCAACCACGATGTGGCCCGGGGCGACGTGGTGGTGTTCCGCTACCCGGTGGATCCGCGCCTGGACTACATCAAACGGGTGATCGGCGTGCCGGGCGACGAGGTGTCCTACCTGAATGCCCAGCTCAAGATCAACGGCCAGCCGGTGCCCACCCAGCCTCTGGGCGACGCCTACGACGACGAGAGCATGCGCTACATGTCCCAGTTCTCGGAGAAGATCGGCCCGGTGCAGCACAACATCCAGCGCCGTCCGCAGGTGCTGCCCTTCAATGTGGACGCGCCGCGCCAGTTCCCCTTCCGCGAGAACTGCCGCTACAGCATCGAAGGTTTTGTGTGCAAGGTTCCTGCCGGTCACTATTTCATGATGGGTGACAACCGGGACAATTCGGAAGATTCGCGATACTGGGGCTTCGTGCCGGACGAGAACATCGTGGGCAAGGCCTTCTTCGTCTGGATGAACTTCCGCAACCCCAGCCGCATCGGCGGCTTCCAATGA
- a CDS encoding DUF4845 domain-containing protein gives MAIRTWSDRSVTAAGRQRGLSMLGMLFWAVLIGMCAVLVMKVFPTLNEYFTIQRAVQKIADSGVSTVPEIRKAFQAQQDIEYSISSIGPNDLEIDTSGDRVKISFAYDKEIELFSPVFLLIKYRGGNR, from the coding sequence ATGGCGATCCGCACCTGGTCCGACCGTTCTGTCACTGCCGCAGGCCGCCAACGCGGTCTGTCGATGCTGGGCATGCTGTTCTGGGCCGTGCTGATCGGGATGTGCGCGGTGCTCGTGATGAAGGTGTTTCCCACCCTCAACGAGTACTTCACCATCCAGCGGGCGGTGCAGAAGATCGCCGACTCGGGCGTGTCCACCGTGCCGGAGATCCGCAAGGCCTTCCAGGCCCAGCAGGACATCGAGTACTCGATCAGCTCCATCGGCCCGAACGATCTGGAGATCGACACCAGCGGCGACCGCGTGAAGATCAGCTTCGCCTATGACAAGGAGATCGAGCTTTTCTCGCCGGTCTTCCTGCTCATCAAGTACCGCGGCGGCAACCGCTGA
- the rnc gene encoding ribonuclease III, which translates to MTVSGRDELLQQRLGHRFQRPELLRRALTHRSYGAEHNERLEFLGDAVLSLAVSRLLFDRFGDSDEGDLTRVRAHLVREDSLHKAALQLHLPEVLRMSEGEAKGGGAQRASILADAMEAVIGAVYLDGGLEAAQGLVQQLFGEVITSTTAESWRKDAKTELQEWLQGRRLPVPSYRIVATRGQAHAQTFEVECAVPSLGKAQTGEGRSRRAAEQEAAQKMLALLQAEDGGRPGARD; encoded by the coding sequence ATGACGGTGTCGGGACGTGACGAGCTGCTGCAGCAGCGCCTGGGCCACCGCTTCCAGCGGCCCGAGCTGCTGCGACGTGCGCTGACCCACCGCAGCTATGGTGCGGAGCACAACGAGCGCCTGGAATTCCTGGGCGACGCGGTGCTCAGCCTGGCCGTGTCGCGCCTGCTGTTCGACCGCTTCGGCGATTCCGACGAAGGGGACCTGACCCGCGTGCGGGCCCACCTGGTGCGCGAGGACAGCCTGCACAAGGCCGCCCTGCAGTTGCACCTGCCCGAGGTGCTGCGCATGTCCGAGGGCGAGGCCAAGGGCGGTGGGGCCCAGCGCGCGTCCATCCTGGCCGACGCCATGGAGGCCGTCATCGGTGCCGTCTACCTGGACGGTGGGCTGGAGGCGGCACAGGGCCTGGTCCAGCAGCTCTTCGGCGAGGTGATCACCTCCACGACGGCGGAGAGCTGGCGCAAGGACGCCAAGACCGAACTGCAGGAATGGCTGCAGGGCCGGCGGCTGCCGGTCCCGTCCTACCGCATTGTGGCCACCCGGGGGCAGGCCCACGCTCAGACCTTCGAGGTCGAATGCGCCGTGCCCAGCCTGGGCAAGGCCCAGACCGGCGAAGGGCGCTCCCGCCGTGCCGCCGAACAGGAGGCCGCCCAGAAGATGCTGGCGCTCCTGCAAGCCGAGGACGGCGGGCGCCCGGGCGCGCGCGACTGA
- the era gene encoding GTPase Era: MTHVEPDQPFSLPPSEVDGQPTRCGLIAIVGRPNVGKSTLMNALVGQKISITSKKAQTTRHRITGVRTVDEAQFVFVDTPGFQVKHANPLNRTLNRTVQSTLSDVDIVLFLVEAGRFGMDDAKVLALIPEGKPCVLIANKLDTVQRRADLLPWLKSMQERHAFSEFVPMSAQKQADVDRLFAILKPYLPQQEWFYDEDALTDRSEKFLASEIIREKLFRLTGDELPYTSTVVIDKWDEEGALRRIAATIVVERDAHKGMIIGEKGERLKRIGTEARQELERLMEAKVFLELFVKVRSGWAATEEHLRSYGYE, translated from the coding sequence ATGACCCACGTGGAACCCGACCAGCCCTTTTCCCTGCCGCCCTCCGAAGTCGATGGCCAGCCCACCCGCTGTGGCCTGATCGCCATCGTCGGCCGTCCCAACGTGGGCAAGTCCACCCTGATGAACGCCCTGGTGGGGCAGAAGATCAGCATCACCTCGAAGAAGGCGCAGACCACCCGCCACCGCATCACCGGCGTGCGCACGGTGGACGAGGCGCAGTTCGTCTTCGTGGACACCCCGGGCTTCCAGGTCAAGCACGCCAACCCGCTCAACCGCACCCTCAACCGCACGGTGCAGTCCACCCTGTCGGACGTGGACATCGTGCTGTTCCTGGTGGAGGCCGGCCGCTTCGGCATGGACGACGCCAAGGTGCTGGCGCTGATCCCTGAGGGCAAACCCTGCGTGCTGATCGCCAACAAGCTGGACACCGTGCAGCGCCGGGCCGATCTGCTGCCCTGGCTCAAGAGCATGCAGGAGCGCCACGCCTTCAGCGAATTTGTGCCCATGTCGGCCCAGAAGCAGGCCGATGTGGACCGGCTCTTTGCCATCCTCAAGCCCTACCTGCCCCAGCAGGAATGGTTCTATGACGAGGACGCGCTGACCGACCGCAGCGAGAAGTTCCTGGCCAGCGAGATCATCCGCGAGAAGCTCTTCCGCCTGACCGGCGATGAGCTGCCCTACACCTCCACCGTCGTGATCGACAAGTGGGACGAGGAGGGCGCCTTGCGCCGCATCGCCGCCACCATCGTCGTCGAGCGCGACGCCCACAAGGGCATGATCATTGGCGAGAAGGGCGAGCGTCTCAAGCGCATCGGCACCGAGGCCCGCCAGGAGCTGGAACGCCTGATGGAGGCCAAGGTCTTCCTGGAGCTCTTCGTCAAGGTGCGGTCCGGTTGGGCCGCCACCGAGGAACACCTGCGCAGCTACGGCTACGAGTGA